A window from Montipora capricornis isolate CH-2021 chromosome 7, ASM3666992v2, whole genome shotgun sequence encodes these proteins:
- the LOC138056499 gene encoding mRNA-decapping enzyme 1B-like isoform X1: MATEKMSNSFLKLNLSAIKKSDHYVVKILDSASQVALYKFNAETQAWEKTEVEGALFVYSRSTSPTSAFFIMNRLNMTNMMEPITSKVEFKLQDPFLLYRNITKGIFGIWFYDSEECKRLATLFNTLSSQISSETNSVISSPPAAEIAQGGQETKEEEKVDIMQLFAKAQERYNNQQKPSSLGASSLPSTPSKIQEPPSEHKEQHQKFLLENQHQKEQLQKLFKTEDSRPQKQRTYSFPTSLLSGQAVPLPKGSGLENGFSPGREGQSSRKKENFKKSLTLSDVKAPVSSVELMPMLRTQDDSAIEGTKGGAQRKLFHSEQLEANNTNVLTWQSAAPLSVVAHAKESPQKPSHDQGAAAGTSLMSPLAFQPSGKVTVMTSPAQSKSDKVTIMTSPAQSKPQPAKLEIFPLTQEQLVQAMTYLLKNDSEFVAKIHEAYFKSLQDKLPT, encoded by the exons ATGGCGACCGAGAAGATGTCAAATTCGTTCTTGAAACTAAATCTCAGTGCTATCAAAAAGAGTGATCATTACGTCGTGAAGATTCTAGATAGCGCTTCTCAAGTGGCACTTTACAAGTTCAATGCAGAAACACAGGCTTGG GAAAAGACGGAAGTCGAGGGAGCTCTGTTTGTCTACAGCAG GTCCACATCTCCAACCAGTGCATTCTTCATTATGAACAGATTAAATATGACCAACATGATGGAACCCATCACTAGTAAAGTGGAATTTAAGCTTCAAGATCCGTTTTTGTTATATAGAAACATCACGA AAGGAATATTTGGCATTTGGTTCTATGATAGTGAGGAATGTAAAAGATTGGCGACATTGTTCAATAC GCTCAGTTCTCAGATAAGTAGCGAAACAAACAGTGTGATAAGCAGTCCACCTGCTGCAGAAATTGCACAG GGAGGtcaagaaacgaaagaagaagaaaaagttgATATTATGCAGCTATTCGCTAAAGCACAGGAGAGATACAATAACCAG CAAAAGCCAAGCAGTTTAGGAGCTTCGTCATTACCTAGCACGCCTTCGAAAATACAAGAGCCGCCTTCCGAACACAAAGAACAGCATCAAAAATTCCTACTGGAAAATCAACACCAGAAGGAGCAACTTCAAAAACTTTTCAAAACTGAGGATTCTCGACCACAGAAGCAACGAACGTACTCCTTCCCGACATCTCTCCTGTCGGGACAAGCCGTGCCATTGCCTAAGGGATCTGGGCTAGAAAATGGTTTTTCACCTGGGAGGGAGGGACAGTCAAgcagaaaaaaagagaatttcaaGAAAAGTCTCACACTGTCTGATGTCAAGGCTCCTGTGAGTTCAG TAGAATTAATGCCTATGCTGAGAACGCAAGATGATTCTGCCATTGAGGGCACAAAAGGAGGAGCACAAAGGAAG TTATTTCACAGCGAACAATTAGAGGCGAACAATACCAACGTTTTAACCTGGCAATCGGCTGCTCCACTGTCAGTTGTCGCACATGCTAAG GAATCGCCCCAGAAACCATCACACGATCAAGGCGCTGCAGCGGGTACCTCTCTCATGTCGCCTTTAGCTTTCCAACCTTCAGGAAAAGTGACAGTTATGACGTCACCAGCGCAATCTAAAAGTGACAAAGTGACAATCATGACGTCACCAGCGCAATCTAAACCACAGCCTGCTAAATTGGAAATATTTCCTTTGACACAAGAGCAGCTTGTCCAAGCAATGACTTATTTATTGAAG aATGACTCCGAATTTGTCGCTAAAATTCACGAGGCCTACTTCAAAAGTTTGCAAGATAAGCTGCCAACTTAG
- the LOC138056499 gene encoding mRNA-decapping enzyme 1B-like isoform X2 yields MATEKMSNSFLKLNLSAIKKSDHYVVKILDSASQVALYKFNAETQAWEKTEVEGALFVYSRSTSPTSAFFIMNRLNMTNMMEPITSKVEFKLQDPFLLYRNITKGIFGIWFYDSEECKRLATLFNTLSSQISSETNSVISSPPAAEIAQGGQETKEEEKVDIMQLFAKAQERYNNQQKPSSLGASSLPSTPSKIQEPPSEHKEQHQKFLLENQHQKEQLQKLFKTEDSRPQKQRTYSFPTSLLSGQAVPLPKGSGLENGFSPGREGQSSRKKENFKKSLTLSDVKAPVSSELMPMLRTQDDSAIEGTKGGAQRKLFHSEQLEANNTNVLTWQSAAPLSVVAHAKESPQKPSHDQGAAAGTSLMSPLAFQPSGKVTVMTSPAQSKSDKVTIMTSPAQSKPQPAKLEIFPLTQEQLVQAMTYLLKNDSEFVAKIHEAYFKSLQDKLPT; encoded by the exons ATGGCGACCGAGAAGATGTCAAATTCGTTCTTGAAACTAAATCTCAGTGCTATCAAAAAGAGTGATCATTACGTCGTGAAGATTCTAGATAGCGCTTCTCAAGTGGCACTTTACAAGTTCAATGCAGAAACACAGGCTTGG GAAAAGACGGAAGTCGAGGGAGCTCTGTTTGTCTACAGCAG GTCCACATCTCCAACCAGTGCATTCTTCATTATGAACAGATTAAATATGACCAACATGATGGAACCCATCACTAGTAAAGTGGAATTTAAGCTTCAAGATCCGTTTTTGTTATATAGAAACATCACGA AAGGAATATTTGGCATTTGGTTCTATGATAGTGAGGAATGTAAAAGATTGGCGACATTGTTCAATAC GCTCAGTTCTCAGATAAGTAGCGAAACAAACAGTGTGATAAGCAGTCCACCTGCTGCAGAAATTGCACAG GGAGGtcaagaaacgaaagaagaagaaaaagttgATATTATGCAGCTATTCGCTAAAGCACAGGAGAGATACAATAACCAG CAAAAGCCAAGCAGTTTAGGAGCTTCGTCATTACCTAGCACGCCTTCGAAAATACAAGAGCCGCCTTCCGAACACAAAGAACAGCATCAAAAATTCCTACTGGAAAATCAACACCAGAAGGAGCAACTTCAAAAACTTTTCAAAACTGAGGATTCTCGACCACAGAAGCAACGAACGTACTCCTTCCCGACATCTCTCCTGTCGGGACAAGCCGTGCCATTGCCTAAGGGATCTGGGCTAGAAAATGGTTTTTCACCTGGGAGGGAGGGACAGTCAAgcagaaaaaaagagaatttcaaGAAAAGTCTCACACTGTCTGATGTCAAGGCTCCTGTGAGTTCAG AATTAATGCCTATGCTGAGAACGCAAGATGATTCTGCCATTGAGGGCACAAAAGGAGGAGCACAAAGGAAG TTATTTCACAGCGAACAATTAGAGGCGAACAATACCAACGTTTTAACCTGGCAATCGGCTGCTCCACTGTCAGTTGTCGCACATGCTAAG GAATCGCCCCAGAAACCATCACACGATCAAGGCGCTGCAGCGGGTACCTCTCTCATGTCGCCTTTAGCTTTCCAACCTTCAGGAAAAGTGACAGTTATGACGTCACCAGCGCAATCTAAAAGTGACAAAGTGACAATCATGACGTCACCAGCGCAATCTAAACCACAGCCTGCTAAATTGGAAATATTTCCTTTGACACAAGAGCAGCTTGTCCAAGCAATGACTTATTTATTGAAG aATGACTCCGAATTTGTCGCTAAAATTCACGAGGCCTACTTCAAAAGTTTGCAAGATAAGCTGCCAACTTAG
- the LOC138057756 gene encoding uncharacterized protein — protein MFRWKLLFTLTFTILGTVRLTRCQETEETWSRPLYFMLFDRYGVVTEMTKLRRDFQDLTILNDFLLVLEDLPRNIKQFQFASWNYMESKTAGFLRFVSEVLQEMEMSKVPELIKSDKLENYYKHSMADLVPKMKERIENFVESSGPGDTFLLPWDEICPKSPSAYELEREISITDICSSIHRCSSIQFPYGSSSIETDVTHACTDAKKCDLEKALPMMVGVYWHALNNFIVKRLCFNPCISALNDVMKCLTFETYRRLVEESKLLIAYASALPTYFNEVWNVNFLQSAVDARAFSNLDIALSMIAEKRRDFRRVITMCYEIEFTKACRFADIYKEFIFIKKVQNYRINPGLVKDLRMHSKVNHAIMVKLQADTLRHIKLLGTIQQLDDNLRASVSGISSYFAGLANYDEGIANADVVFIQGELENYETATRDVEEKLKDEFKTAMGLMEATALANLAEEAALLAARIVENCNPLRVIFGGSEPGDIIEQAAEVANAASNVVKATTLFISLERLKTDSLQITKAFVGESSNKDQLTRLRSLVDKIRNNQAGDIGADADKFVEDYAGYTPQTDRSRLAQNNALWSAFKEATCEILNGDVGIAGSIPQAVAGGMLICENLEGTLAQFFTLREDIFDFQFQLVDSVAKVVRGNIAKRLAQNIRGKGDVLEATDLMIGFLMAQNRLQTQSSLYCDKLEYKQLGKHVEACSTANGLFTKENIDFLIAYTDHSRFDSFDRDVYIPTKPRFQGDTGYIDLNSLSKGESVLFKLPANDQWLQNYQWTLPGETTVPFVESFEIFLPHNHYKTGPEQERTTSRVTVKSVAGSAVSTVAPNTSPVYILPRGHTSYVTLYEEGYTSCTSNEIENPYSLCENLPKICDKSSRQAGDSLLPTILSTWKLNYQISKGAEILKWDVPTPATNLLIRAKIVIRMLPRKRKRSHLAKPLKRSTSKDEVLSSNGCCDEENRYRISLNNRECVVCPDRSTSRLRGLYCEIDEQEPQPGTE, from the coding sequence ATGTTTCGCTGGAAACTTCTCTTCACGCTGACCTTCACAATATTGGGCACCGTCCGCTTGACTCGATGCCAGGAGACTGAAGAAACTTGGAGTCGACCGCTCTATTTCATGCTTTTTGACCGATACGGCGTAGTCACCGAGATGACCAAGCTAAGGCGCGATTTTCAGGACCTTACCATTCTGAATGATTTCCTTTTAGTTTTGGAAGACCTCCCAAGAAACATCAAACAGTTTCAATTCGCTTCCTGGAACTACATGGAGAGTAAAACCGCTGGATTTCTCCGATTCGTATCTGAAGTGCTGCAAGAGATGGAAATGTCAAAGGTTCCTGAACTCATCAAAAGCGACAAATTAGAAAATTACTACAAACACAGTATGGCTGACTTAGTTCCGAAAATGAAGGAACGCATCGAGAACTTCGTGGAATCGAGTGGACCTGGGGACACTTTCTTACTTCCTTGGGATGAAATTTGCCCCAAAAGTCCAAGCGCGTATGAATTAGAGAGGGAAATCAGTATTACTGACATCTGCAGCAGCATCCACAGATGCTCCTCCATCCAGTTTCCCTATGGAAGCTCTTCGATTGAAACAGATGTCACCCATGCCTGTACAGATGCCAAGAAATGTGACCTTGAAAAAGCCCTTCCAATGATGGTCGGTGTTTATTGGCATGCCTTAAATAATTTCATCGTGAAACGACTTTGTTTCAATCCTTGCATTAGTGCCCTCAACGACGTAATGAAATGCTTGACTTTTGAAACCTACCGAAGACTTGTTGAAGAGTCGAAACTTCTGATAGCCTATGCAAGTGCTTTACCGACATATTTTAACGAAGTGTGGAATGTAAACTTCCTTCAAAGTGCAGTCGATGCAAGAGCTTTCTCAAACCTTGATATAGCTTTGTCCATGATTGCAGAAAAAAGAAGAGATTTTCGAAGGGTGATAACGATGTGTTACGAGATAGAGTTTACCAAAGCGTGCCGTTTTGCAGACATCTACAAAGAATTTATATTCATCAAGAAAGTCCAAAATTATAGAATAAACCCTGGATTGGTAAAAGATTTGAGAATGCACTCCAAAGTAAATCATGCAATAATGGTGAAATTGCAGGCTGATACCCTGAGACATATTAAACTCCTTGGAACCATTCAGCAATTAGATGACAACTTGAGGGCTTCTGTGTCAGGAATTTCTTCGTACTTTGCAGGTCTCGCTAATTATGACGAAGGAATAGCGAATGCTGATGTTGTTTTTATTCAAGGAGAACTGGAGAATTACGAGACGGCTACAAGAGATGTGGAGGAGAAACTCAAGGACGAGTTTAAGACGGCCATGGGGTTAATGGAAGCAACAGCTTTAGCCAACTTGGCAGAAGAGGCTGCACTCCTCGCAGCGAGAATCGTCGAGAACTGTAATCCACTTCGGGTTATTTTTGGTGGTTCTGAGCCAGGTGACATTATTGAGCAAGCTGCGGAGGTTGCAAATGCTGCATCAAACGTTGTGAAGGCCACAACTCTCTTTATCTCTCTAGAAAGGCTGAAAACAGATTCTTTGCAGATTACGAAAGCTTTCGTTGGAGAAAGCTCGAACAAAGATCAGCTCACCCGTCTTAGATCACTCGTTGACAAAATACGAAACAATCAAGCTGGCGACATTGGGGCAGATGCTGATAAATTCGTTGAGGATTATGCTGGTTATACACCACAGACAGATCGATCTCGTTTGGCCCAAAACAACGCTCTCTGGTCTGCATTCAAAGAGGCCACATGCGAGATCCTAAATGGAGATGTTGGAATTGCAGGATCAATTCCACAAGCGGTTGCAGGTGGAATGCTCATATGCGAAAATTTAGAAGGAACTCTTGCTCAGTTCTTTACACTGCGAGAGGACATCTTTGATTTCCAGTTTCAATTGGTCGATTCAGTGGCTAAGGTCGTTCGTGGAAATATTGCCAAGCGGCTCGCACAAAACATCAGAGGCAAAGGAGATGTCCTAGAAGCAACTGACTTGATGATTGGGTTTCTGATGGCACAGAACCGTCTACAGACACAGTCATCCCTGTATTGTGATAAGTTGGAATATAAACAACTTGGAAAACACGTTGAAGCTTGCTCTACGGCCAACGGACTTTTCACCAAAGAGAACATTGACTTTTTGATAGCATACACAGATCATTCACGATTTGATAGTTTTGACAGAGATGTATACATCCCAACAAAACCCCGTTTCCAAGGTGATACTGGCTACATAGACTTGAATTCGTTAAGCAAAGGAGAGTCGGTGTTATTCAAGCTTCCAGCGAACGACCAATGGCTACAGAATTACCAGTGGACCCTGCCTGGCGAGACTACCGTCCCCTTCGTAGAGAGTTTTGAGATTTTCCTTCCACATAATCATTACAAAACGGGCCCCGAACAGGAACGAACCACTTCCCGAGTCACAGTTAAGTCGGTTGCTGGCAGTGCAGTTTCCACCGTTGCTCCAAACACGTCCCCAGTTTACATCTTGCCACGAGGTCACACCTCCTACGTCACTCTCTACGAAGAAGGTTACACCAGTTGCACGTCAAATGAGATTGAAAATCCCTACAGTCTCTGCGAAAACTTGCCTAAGATATGTGATAAGTCTTCCAGGCAAGCTGGAGACAGCCTTCTTCCCACAATTCTGTCCACCTGGAAGCTCAATTATCAGATTTCGAAAGGTGCTGAAATACTGAAATGGGATGTCCCAACTCCCGCCACCAATCTACTGATCAGAGCCAAAATCGTCATACGAATGCTACCGCgtaaaaggaaaagaagccATTTGGCCAAGCCATTGAAGCGATCAACATCCAAGGATGAGGTCCTGTCTTCCAATGGCTGCTGTGATGAAGAAAACAGGTACAGAATCTCGCTGAATAATCGCGAATGCGTAGTATGTCCTGATCGTTCGACGTCCAGGCTGCGAGGACTGTACTGTGAGATTGACGAGCAAGAACCACAACCAGGAACTGAATGA